The DNA window TTCGGGTCGATGCACCGCGCCGGTCTCGCCAACCAGCCCGACAGCGTGAGCGTCGACGACGGTCTAGCGCTCCGCGACGTCTGGGTGTGCTCCGCGGTTCGGTGCGCGCCACCCGCCAACAAACCTCTGCCCGAGGAGCGGGACCGGTGCATGCCCTACCTGGTACGAGAGATGAAGGCACTGCCGTCCCTTCGTGTGGTCGTCGTGCTCGGGCAGTTCGCTTACGACGTCATCGCCCGGGTGTTCGGTCTCACCGGCCGGCCGCGCTTCGGGCACGGAGTCGAGATACCGCGTTCCGACGGCGTGCCGGCGGTGATCTGTTCCTACCATCCGAGCCAGCAGAACACCTTCACCGGCAAGCTGACTGCCCCGATGCTCGACGCCGTCTTCATCCGCGCTATATCACTTGCCTAGCTGGGGCCCCAGCCCCGGCCTCCCCCGGAGAGTGGGGACCCCACCCCCACGCCCGGCCGTTGACACTTGCCCGGCTAGGGCCCCAACCCCAGCCGTAACACCGGCCCGACTGGGGCCCCAACCCCAGTCTCCTCCGGACCGCGGGGCCCCGCCCCGCCGCTGGCCGTGCCCAGAGCAGTCAGGTCGGCTGGGGCCTCAGCAGGAACAGCGCCAAGACGCCGGCGATACCGGCGCAGATCGCCGCTCCGGCGAAGATGGTGTGCAGCTCGGTGACGACAGCTGCGTTGGTCGCGTTGGTGTAGGCCGGGCAGGACGTCGGATGGGTGGGGCAGAGCACGAGGGCAGAACCGATTCGAGCCTCGGCTTGGTAGAAACGGTGTAGCGCTATGGCGGTGAGGGCCGACAGTCCCACGAGCATGCCGATCGTGCGGGCAACTACGGCAAGCGAGCTTGCCAGGGCGTGTACCCGCTCGGACACAGCCCCCAGAACTGCGACGTTCACCGGAGCGATCGCAAGACCGAAACCGAAGCCGCAGACGACGAGCTCCACGTCGCTCCATCGCGGGCCGCCGCCCAACGACTTCTTGGACCAGGACGTCATCAAAAGGAACGCCGCGGTGGCCAGCACCATCCCGCCCGCCGCAACGAGCGGGGCCCTCGCCCGCGTGCGGCACAGAATGCCGCCCACAAGCGCGCCCACCGGGACGGCCAGCAGGAAGCGGAGCAATACGAGCGCGGCCGCGACCTCCGACTTCGGATCGACCGTCGCCCTGGCGAAGAGAGGCACGTCGACCAGCGCTGCCATGAGCG is part of the Acidimicrobiales bacterium genome and encodes:
- a CDS encoding uracil-DNA glycosylase; this translates as MVDGRGELVQVEREIVECRACPRLVAWREEVAKVKRASFAHEEYWGRPIPGFGDPEARIAVVGLAPAAHGGNRTGRIFTGDRSGDWLFGSMHRAGLANQPDSVSVDDGLALRDVWVCSAVRCAPPANKPLPEERDRCMPYLVREMKALPSLRVVVVLGQFAYDVIARVFGLTGRPRFGHGVEIPRSDGVPAVICSYHPSQQNTFTGKLTAPMLDAVFIRAISLA